Proteins encoded by one window of Collimonas fungivorans:
- a CDS encoding FAD-binding and (Fe-S)-binding domain-containing protein produces the protein MLVKPIHLVPRSPTLATPLAVQLRRELRGEVLFERADRGRYATDASIYQIMPLGVVVPRDQDDLLLALDIARSHHIPVLARGAGTSQCGQTVGEALVLDNSKWLNRVIDFDPAARTVTVEPGMVLDHLNAWLKPHGLWFPVDVSTAAQCTIGGMAGNNSCGSRSIEYGNMVHNVAAIDAVLADGTQGRFERLDRMAQNGRIGAIVAGLQHIAQRERTEITERVPKVLRRVGGYNIDLFDCQNPRAYTDDGIANLAHILVGSEGTLAYSRQLTLSLAPLPAHKVLGVVNFPTFYQAMDMTQHIVKLGPTAVELVDRTMIDLSMSNPAFKPVIEKALAGQPQAILLVEFAGDDHAALLNKLAGLDQLMADLGLPGSVVQMSGAAEQKALWDVRKAGLNIMMSMKGDGKPVSFIEDCAVPLEHLAEYTSQLTEVFHQYGTEGTWYAHASVGTLHVRPILDMRRGGAKDMREIAEAASVLVRKYKGAYSGEHGDGLCRGEWVAWQYGPKINAAFTEIKELFDPDNRFNPDKIVRPPKMDDASNFRFAPGYGELPHRPLLDWSSWNVRRNPLTGEETAAGSGGDKTGGLAKLVEMCNNNGHCRKFDAGTMCPSYRITKDEKHVTRGRANTLRLALSGQLGSEGLASAEVKEVLDLCVSCKGCKRDCPTGVDMAKIKIEARAAWADKHGLSLRDKLVGFMPKYAPYASAIGGLIAWAEGIPVLSGWLKKQIGLAPQRSFPRFKNAFLDNARSAVNLAKNSEREVLLFVDTFNNYMEPENARAAQTVLEAAGYKVHFNTMAGQKPLCCGRTYLSAGLVGQAKAEARRTLDALMPFVERGIAIVGLEPSCLLSLRDEFLSYGYGEEAQKLAKSAYLFEEFLVKEKKEGRFHLDLKPLPGNKVLVHGHCHQKAFDAFRPVQAVLQWIPQIELATVESSCCGMAGSFGYEAEHYDASIAMAELALLPAVRKAGKDSIVVADGTSCRHQIHDGADTVALHVARVLAMSLPGNAIAGEPGK, from the coding sequence ATGCTGGTCAAGCCTATCCACCTGGTTCCTCGCAGCCCGACGCTCGCTACGCCGCTGGCCGTGCAATTGCGGCGCGAGCTGAGGGGCGAGGTCTTGTTCGAGCGGGCCGACCGCGGCCGCTACGCTACCGACGCCTCGATCTACCAGATCATGCCGCTCGGGGTAGTGGTGCCGCGCGACCAGGACGACCTGCTGCTGGCGCTGGACATCGCCCGCAGCCACCACATCCCGGTGCTGGCGCGCGGCGCCGGCACCAGCCAGTGCGGCCAGACCGTGGGCGAGGCGCTGGTGCTCGACAACAGCAAATGGCTGAACCGGGTCATCGATTTCGATCCAGCGGCACGCACCGTGACAGTAGAACCCGGCATGGTTCTCGATCATCTCAACGCCTGGCTCAAGCCGCACGGCTTGTGGTTCCCGGTGGATGTCTCGACCGCGGCCCAGTGCACCATAGGCGGCATGGCAGGCAACAATTCCTGCGGTTCCAGGTCGATCGAGTACGGCAATATGGTGCACAACGTGGCCGCCATCGACGCCGTCCTGGCGGACGGCACGCAAGGGCGCTTTGAACGGCTGGACCGCATGGCGCAGAACGGACGGATCGGCGCCATCGTCGCCGGGCTGCAGCACATCGCCCAGCGCGAACGGACCGAGATCACGGAACGCGTGCCCAAGGTGCTGCGGCGGGTCGGCGGCTACAACATCGATCTCTTCGATTGCCAGAACCCGCGCGCCTACACCGATGACGGCATCGCCAACCTGGCGCATATCCTGGTCGGATCCGAAGGAACGCTGGCCTACAGCCGCCAGCTCACCCTGTCGCTGGCGCCGCTGCCGGCGCACAAGGTGCTGGGCGTGGTCAATTTTCCGACCTTCTACCAGGCCATGGACATGACGCAGCATATCGTCAAGCTCGGACCGACCGCGGTCGAGCTGGTCGACCGCACCATGATCGACCTCTCCATGAGCAATCCGGCATTCAAGCCGGTGATTGAAAAAGCCCTGGCAGGCCAGCCGCAAGCGATCTTGCTGGTGGAGTTTGCCGGAGACGATCACGCCGCGTTGCTGAACAAACTGGCCGGCTTGGACCAGTTGATGGCAGACCTGGGATTGCCTGGTTCCGTGGTGCAAATGAGCGGCGCGGCCGAGCAGAAAGCACTGTGGGACGTGCGCAAGGCCGGCCTGAACATCATGATGAGCATGAAGGGCGACGGCAAGCCGGTATCCTTCATCGAAGATTGCGCCGTGCCGCTGGAGCACCTGGCGGAATACACCAGCCAGCTGACCGAGGTGTTCCATCAATACGGCACCGAAGGCACCTGGTATGCACATGCCAGCGTCGGCACCTTGCACGTCAGGCCGATACTCGACATGCGCCGCGGCGGCGCCAAGGACATGCGGGAAATCGCCGAAGCCGCCTCGGTGCTGGTGCGTAAGTACAAAGGCGCCTACTCCGGCGAACACGGCGACGGCCTGTGCCGCGGCGAATGGGTGGCCTGGCAATACGGCCCGAAAATCAATGCTGCCTTCACCGAAATCAAGGAGCTTTTCGATCCGGACAACCGCTTCAATCCGGACAAGATCGTGCGTCCGCCCAAAATGGACGATGCCAGCAATTTCCGCTTTGCGCCGGGTTACGGCGAGTTGCCGCATCGTCCTTTGCTGGACTGGTCTTCCTGGAACGTCAGGCGCAATCCCCTGACCGGCGAAGAAACCGCGGCCGGCAGCGGCGGCGACAAGACCGGCGGCCTGGCCAAGCTGGTTGAAATGTGCAACAACAACGGTCATTGCCGCAAATTCGACGCTGGCACCATGTGCCCCAGCTATCGCATCACCAAAGATGAAAAGCATGTCACGCGCGGTCGTGCCAATACCCTGCGCCTGGCGTTGTCGGGCCAGCTCGGCAGCGAGGGGCTGGCCAGCGCCGAGGTCAAGGAAGTGCTTGACCTGTGCGTATCGTGCAAAGGCTGCAAGCGCGATTGCCCGACCGGCGTCGACATGGCTAAAATCAAGATTGAAGCGCGCGCCGCATGGGCCGATAAACATGGCCTCAGCCTGCGCGACAAGCTAGTCGGTTTCATGCCGAAATATGCGCCCTACGCCAGCGCCATCGGCGGCCTGATCGCCTGGGCCGAAGGCATTCCGGTGCTGTCCGGCTGGCTGAAAAAACAGATAGGCCTGGCGCCGCAGCGATCTTTCCCGCGCTTTAAGAATGCCTTCCTGGACAATGCAAGATCGGCCGTAAACCTGGCGAAAAACAGCGAACGCGAAGTATTGCTGTTCGTCGACACCTTCAATAATTACATGGAACCGGAAAACGCCCGCGCCGCACAAACGGTGCTGGAAGCAGCCGGTTACAAAGTGCATTTCAACACGATGGCGGGCCAGAAACCTTTGTGCTGCGGCCGCACCTATCTGTCCGCCGGCCTGGTCGGACAGGCAAAAGCGGAAGCACGCAGGACGCTGGATGCATTGATGCCCTTCGTTGAACGCGGAATCGCCATCGTCGGGCTGGAGCCATCCTGCCTGCTATCTTTGCGCGACGAGTTCCTCAGCTATGGTTATGGCGAGGAAGCGCAGAAACTGGCGAAGTCGGCCTATCTTTTTGAAGAATTCCTGGTGAAAGAAAAAAAGGAAGGCCGTTTCCACCTGGACCTGAAACCGCTGCCAGGCAACAAAGTCCTGGTGCATGGACATTGCCATCAAAAAGCTTTCGACGCCTTTCGTCCGGTGCAAGCGGTATTGCAGTGGATTCCGCAAATCGAACTGGCCACGGTGGAATCCTCCTGCTGCGGCATGGCCGGCAGCTTCGGCTACGAGGCCGAACACTATGATGCGTCGATCGCCATGGCTGAGCTGGCGCTTTTGCCGGCTGTTCGCAAGGCTGGAAAAGACAGCATCGTGGTCGCCGACGGTACCAGCTGCCGGCACCAGATCCACGATGGGGCGGATACGGTTGCGTTGCATGTGGCGCGTGTGCTTGCCATGTCGTTGCCGGGAAATGCGATCGCAGGTGAACCCGGCAAATAG
- a CDS encoding HNH endonuclease, whose protein sequence is MISHILTLDIAGNPFDWISPQDAVLYYASGKVAWELGDGDIVFRGGYSRAGVQSRISVKPIIAIAGSAIMARMLHLELPLGHHNDLLFRRDRYTCAYCGGRFPHNELSRDHIHARSHGGKDTWMNCVTACKDCNQEKGNKHLESFRPLLYVPYVPCRAEHYLLSGRNVLADQHDYLAARLPKHSRMRDLN, encoded by the coding sequence ATGATCTCCCATATTCTGACTCTCGATATCGCAGGCAATCCGTTCGACTGGATCTCGCCGCAAGATGCTGTGCTCTATTATGCGAGCGGGAAGGTGGCTTGGGAACTGGGAGATGGCGACATCGTTTTCCGCGGTGGTTATTCCCGCGCCGGCGTGCAGTCGCGCATCTCTGTCAAGCCCATCATCGCCATCGCCGGCAGCGCCATCATGGCGCGCATGCTGCACCTGGAACTGCCGCTGGGCCACCACAACGACTTGCTGTTCCGGCGCGACCGCTACACTTGCGCCTACTGCGGCGGCCGCTTTCCGCACAACGAACTGTCGCGCGATCACATACATGCGCGTTCCCATGGCGGCAAGGACACCTGGATGAACTGCGTGACCGCATGCAAGGACTGCAACCAGGAAAAGGGCAACAAGCATCTGGAAAGCTTCCGTCCGTTGCTGTATGTGCCCTATGTGCCATGCCGCGCCGAGCATTACCTGCTGAGTGGCAGGAATGTGCTGGCTGACCAGCATGACTACCTGGCGGCCAGGCTGCCCAAGCACAGCAGGATGCGCGATTTGAATTAA
- a CDS encoding DUF2339 domain-containing protein, translated as MGGGLGLLAGLGLQRAIRTEIRTANEKLRLEMLKLRTGPGEQVAVPDSKPASKPAQATGLGPAPVAAAPAVIAAQPAAPNIPPSTQPAAPPAPGRVLPPAEPNAVELAFAAARNWLLGGNTIVRIGLVILFIGLSFLSSYAAAAGLFPVELRLAAVAVAGIVLLAVGFGKRQAKPAFALALQGGGVAVIYLTVFAAFRRFDLISPLPAFGLMIVVCALSCALALLQNSRALAVAAFAGGFAVPLLLSTGGGSSVALFSYYTVLNLAILFIAYKRSWRVLNMVGFVATFGVATLWGVLKYQPAQYMSSQLFLIVFVLIYVAAAILYARNTPTRLGNTVDSTLMFGTALVGFGLQAGLVDQFKFGSAFSALGFAALYLVLAALLLRRGRDSYRLMIESMIAIGLGFVTLAVPLALDMRWTSAVWALEGAGAFWVGMRQARWMPRAFGLLLQVVAAGAFLAGIDDNVSAWPLANPMFMGAMFIALPAFAIAWWLRGVLPHSESRWAREFAKAEAMLSQPVYLFGFVFWCLAWIFEICRELPGSETGMASVPVFGDGTQQLLTVLALVASAWLSLLLARRSNWTVAAWPSRITLLPLALGFIAQELSGERVLYTPAWAIWLLALGLHYWMLYKNDTQTQSHIAALKLNRAVHVGSVWLLTLLLADCLWFGIERGDLWRSSWASVVLLVSAIAVLLALSVWAGRANRVSLLPAFKWPLNAHAVAYYWHAALPLALLVFLGALLMALLSSGHTAPLPYLPLLNPTDLALALALGALVFWRRAIVGAQPLPAGAAWVPRKQTLLALAGLAFVLLNTVWLRTVHHFFGVRWDSAALFDSFVVQTGYAILWTLLALGLMLLAHRRVQRGLWLAGAALLGLVVVKLLLVDLSNAGGAERIVTFIAVGALMLVVGYFAPLPPKSAADAATVKEA; from the coding sequence TTGGGCGGTGGACTCGGTTTACTGGCGGGACTGGGATTGCAGCGTGCGATCCGCACCGAGATTCGCACGGCCAATGAAAAATTGCGGCTGGAAATGCTGAAGCTGCGAACGGGACCAGGCGAGCAGGTTGCGGTTCCTGATTCAAAGCCGGCCAGCAAACCGGCGCAGGCAACCGGACTAGGCCCTGCTCCGGTTGCAGCAGCGCCGGCCGTAATCGCCGCCCAGCCGGCGGCTCCCAACATTCCCCCCAGTACGCAGCCGGCAGCGCCGCCTGCACCTGGCCGCGTCCTTCCACCCGCTGAACCGAACGCCGTGGAGCTGGCTTTCGCCGCGGCCAGGAACTGGCTCCTTGGCGGCAATACGATCGTGCGTATCGGCCTGGTGATCCTGTTCATCGGCCTGTCTTTCCTGTCCAGTTATGCGGCGGCTGCCGGCCTGTTTCCGGTGGAGTTGCGGCTGGCGGCGGTTGCTGTCGCCGGGATCGTGCTGCTGGCCGTCGGTTTCGGCAAGCGCCAGGCCAAGCCGGCTTTTGCGCTGGCCTTGCAGGGCGGCGGCGTGGCGGTGATCTACCTCACCGTATTTGCCGCCTTCCGCCGCTTTGACCTGATTTCGCCCCTGCCCGCTTTCGGTTTGATGATCGTCGTGTGTGCCCTGAGCTGCGCGCTGGCGCTGCTGCAAAACTCGCGGGCGCTGGCGGTGGCGGCTTTTGCCGGCGGTTTTGCGGTGCCGCTGCTGCTCTCTACCGGAGGCGGCAGCAGTGTCGCCCTGTTCAGCTATTACACGGTGCTGAACCTGGCGATCCTGTTCATCGCTTATAAACGTTCCTGGCGCGTGCTGAACATGGTGGGTTTTGTCGCCACCTTTGGCGTGGCTACGCTGTGGGGCGTGCTCAAGTACCAGCCGGCGCAATACATGAGTTCGCAGTTGTTCCTGATCGTATTCGTGCTGATTTATGTGGCGGCGGCGATCCTGTATGCGCGCAACACGCCGACCCGGCTTGGCAATACTGTCGACAGCACGCTGATGTTCGGCACCGCGCTGGTCGGTTTTGGCTTGCAGGCCGGCTTGGTCGACCAGTTCAAGTTCGGCAGCGCTTTTTCGGCATTGGGATTTGCCGCGCTGTATCTGGTGCTGGCGGCGCTGCTGCTGCGTCGCGGACGGGACAGTTATCGCCTGATGATTGAATCGATGATCGCCATCGGCCTCGGTTTTGTGACTTTGGCTGTGCCGCTTGCCCTCGACATGCGCTGGACCTCGGCGGTGTGGGCACTCGAAGGCGCCGGCGCGTTCTGGGTCGGCATGCGTCAGGCGCGCTGGATGCCGCGCGCGTTCGGGCTGCTGCTGCAAGTGGTGGCTGCCGGTGCTTTCCTGGCAGGGATCGATGACAATGTGTCGGCCTGGCCGCTGGCCAATCCGATGTTCATGGGCGCCATGTTTATCGCCTTGCCGGCATTCGCCATCGCCTGGTGGCTGCGCGGCGTGTTGCCGCACAGTGAGTCGCGCTGGGCCAGGGAATTTGCCAAGGCCGAAGCCATGCTGTCGCAGCCGGTCTACCTGTTTGGTTTTGTGTTCTGGTGCCTGGCGTGGATATTCGAGATATGCCGCGAGCTGCCCGGCAGCGAAACCGGCATGGCCAGCGTGCCCGTTTTCGGCGACGGCACCCAGCAGTTGCTGACAGTGCTGGCGCTGGTGGCGAGCGCATGGCTGTCGCTGCTGCTGGCGCGCCGTAGCAATTGGACGGTGGCCGCCTGGCCTAGCAGGATTACCTTGTTGCCGCTGGCGCTCGGTTTTATCGCGCAAGAGCTGTCCGGGGAGCGCGTCCTGTACACGCCGGCCTGGGCCATCTGGCTGCTGGCCCTTGGCTTGCATTACTGGATGCTCTACAAGAACGATACGCAAACCCAGAGCCATATCGCTGCCCTCAAACTGAATCGTGCCGTTCACGTCGGCAGCGTATGGTTGCTTACGCTGCTGCTGGCCGATTGCCTGTGGTTTGGCATCGAGCGCGGCGATTTGTGGCGCAGTTCGTGGGCCAGCGTGGTGCTGCTGGTCAGCGCGATCGCGGTGCTGCTGGCTTTGTCGGTATGGGCCGGCCGGGCCAACCGTGTTTCGCTGCTGCCGGCATTCAAGTGGCCGCTCAATGCGCATGCCGTCGCCTATTACTGGCATGCGGCTTTGCCGCTGGCGCTGCTGGTGTTTCTTGGCGCGCTGCTGATGGCGCTGCTGTCGTCGGGACATACGGCGCCGCTGCCCTATCTTCCCCTGCTCAATCCTACCGACCTGGCGCTGGCCCTGGCTCTCGGCGCGCTGGTATTCTGGCGCCGCGCAATCGTCGGCGCCCAGCCGCTGCCTGCCGGCGCCGCCTGGGTGCCGCGCAAGCAGACGCTGCTGGCGCTGGCTGGGCTGGCGTTTGTCTTGCTCAATACCGTCTGGCTGCGCACCGTGCATCACTTCTTCGGCGTGAGGTGGGACAGTGCGGCGCTGTTCGACAGTTTTGTGGTGCAGACCGGCTACGCTATCTTGTGGACACTGCTGGCGCTGGGCCTGATGCTGCTGGCGCACCGCCGTGTGCAGCGCGGATTGTGGCTGGCCGGCGCGGCGTTGCTGGGGCTGGTGGTGGTCAAGCTGCTGCTGGTTGACCTGTCGAACGCGGGCGGCGCGGAACGCATCGTCACCTTTATCGCGGTGGGCGCGCTGATGCTGGTGGTCGGTTATTTTGCACCGCTGCCGCCGAAGAGCGCGGCGGACGCCGCAACTGTGAAGGAAGCGTAG
- a CDS encoding DUF3999 domain-containing protein, with protein sequence MRYFLMRAVICAAALSVAGAAWPAADPNSSQSYALHLPLAFAPDAPLQRLILPAQVLVNLQTGGLGDVRIFNAKGQPLAIALSDSASLRQTEKRKIELKSSPIMGSADLTDIAASSLRIEEQQGKRIVQIESSPAGAAAPAKKVLGALLDTRAIDDPVVSLALDVDLPDAQPITFDVQASKDLKYWRSLAETVFYRAEAGSSGLGADHIELPAADLKDQYLRITWTDTAGRTAPVVMRSATLTTARGVSSTARVTAALAQPVLDNPHTLRFSLPFATPVAALKIKPAGDNVLLPVRVLGRQDVGQPWTMMTASVIYKLQTAGKLQTSAAIELPPTAYREIKIEADKKTQGFSAPPEITLEFEPVQVVALVNGPAPFTLAAGLANATSPYLPMQSLMPDYRPAQENSLPLAQADGATALVPASAGRDGMPTRNIILWAVLLLAALALAAMAWVLLKQNARPPQQ encoded by the coding sequence ATGAGGTATTTCCTGATGCGTGCTGTCATCTGCGCAGCTGCCCTGTCGGTAGCCGGCGCTGCCTGGCCGGCTGCCGACCCTAACAGCTCGCAGTCGTATGCGCTGCACCTGCCGCTTGCCTTTGCTCCAGATGCGCCGCTGCAGCGCCTGATCCTGCCCGCGCAGGTGCTGGTGAACCTGCAAACCGGCGGCCTGGGCGACGTGCGGATTTTCAACGCCAAGGGCCAGCCTCTGGCCATCGCCTTGTCCGACAGCGCCAGCCTGCGGCAAACGGAAAAACGCAAGATCGAACTGAAATCGTCGCCCATCATGGGCAGCGCCGATCTCACCGACATAGCCGCTTCCTCGCTGCGGATCGAAGAACAGCAGGGCAAGCGCATCGTGCAGATCGAGAGCAGTCCGGCAGGCGCTGCCGCACCGGCTAAAAAAGTGCTGGGCGCGCTGCTCGACACGCGTGCCATCGATGATCCTGTGGTGAGCCTGGCGCTGGACGTCGATTTGCCCGATGCACAGCCGATCACCTTTGATGTGCAGGCCAGCAAAGACTTGAAATACTGGCGTTCGCTGGCGGAAACCGTCTTCTATCGCGCCGAAGCCGGGAGCAGCGGCCTGGGCGCAGATCATATCGAGTTGCCCGCCGCCGATCTCAAGGATCAATACCTGCGCATCACCTGGACCGACACCGCGGGGCGGACGGCGCCGGTAGTCATGCGCAGCGCCACATTGACTACTGCCCGCGGCGTCAGCAGCACCGCGCGGGTCACCGCCGCGCTGGCGCAGCCGGTGCTGGACAATCCCCATACGCTGCGGTTTTCGCTGCCCTTCGCGACACCGGTGGCGGCGCTGAAAATCAAGCCGGCGGGCGACAATGTATTGCTGCCGGTACGGGTGCTGGGCCGCCAGGACGTCGGCCAGCCGTGGACCATGATGACGGCGAGCGTGATTTACAAATTGCAGACGGCCGGCAAGCTGCAAACCAGCGCAGCGATCGAATTGCCGCCGACCGCATATCGCGAAATCAAGATCGAAGCCGACAAGAAAACCCAGGGTTTCTCCGCGCCGCCGGAAATCACCCTGGAATTCGAGCCGGTGCAGGTCGTGGCGCTGGTCAACGGCCCTGCACCGTTTACCCTGGCGGCAGGTCTTGCCAACGCCACCAGTCCTTATCTGCCGATGCAAAGCCTGATGCCGGATTACCGTCCGGCGCAAGAGAACAGCTTGCCGCTGGCGCAGGCAGACGGCGCAACAGCGCTGGTGCCGGCATCCGCCGGCCGCGACGGCATGCCGACGCGCAATATCATCCTGTGGGCAGTATTGCTGCTGGCGGCTCTGGCGCTAGCGGCGATGGCCTGGGTGCTGCTCAAGCAAAATGCCCGTCCGCCTCAGCAGTGA
- a CDS encoding M48 family metalloprotease — MNLKFKLLALAATTALAGCGSAGGGGVAGLNMDGMMAAGSTALKATSLSDADVKTMSDEACAASDKQNKIAAPKSKYDVRLTKVVQGFSPSLNGAQTNYRVYMTKDVNAWAMSNGCIRVYSGLMDMMNDSELRGVIGHEMGHVALGHTKKAMQTAYAVTAARTAAGATGNAVVTNLSSSQLGELTEKIINAQFSQVQESAADDYSFDQLTKMNMDRKGLVTAFQKLAKLDGGAGASMLSSHPSSTDRAQHIQQRIDQNK, encoded by the coding sequence ATGAACTTGAAATTTAAGCTGTTGGCGTTAGCTGCGACCACGGCATTGGCCGGTTGCGGATCGGCAGGCGGTGGCGGCGTCGCCGGCCTGAATATGGACGGCATGATGGCGGCAGGCAGCACTGCACTCAAGGCGACTTCCTTGAGCGATGCCGATGTCAAGACCATGTCGGATGAAGCGTGCGCCGCCAGCGACAAGCAAAACAAGATTGCAGCGCCGAAAAGCAAATACGACGTGCGTCTGACCAAGGTAGTGCAGGGTTTCAGTCCGAGCCTCAACGGCGCCCAGACCAATTACCGCGTTTACATGACCAAAGACGTCAATGCCTGGGCCATGTCGAACGGCTGCATCCGGGTGTACAGCGGTTTGATGGACATGATGAACGACAGTGAACTGCGCGGCGTGATCGGGCATGAAATGGGCCACGTTGCGTTGGGCCACACCAAAAAAGCCATGCAGACCGCGTATGCCGTGACGGCTGCGCGCACCGCCGCGGGCGCAACCGGCAATGCGGTGGTAACCAACCTGTCGTCGTCGCAACTGGGCGAGCTGACCGAAAAAATCATCAACGCCCAGTTCTCCCAGGTGCAGGAAAGCGCCGCCGACGACTATTCGTTTGACCAGCTGACCAAGATGAACATGGACCGCAAAGGGCTAGTGACAGCATTTCAGAAGCTGGCGAAACTGGACGGCGGCGCCGGCGCCAGCATGCTCAGCTCGCATCCGTCCTCGACTGACCGTGCCCAGCATATCCAGCAGCGCATCGATCAGAACAAGTGA
- a CDS encoding CPBP family intramembrane glutamic endopeptidase: MLITFVLLAVAIAAVWLKPLRLTDRIILLPWMVIAAGALLSGLASAVLSPMAVLELALFCLLAYLATTARRNLRLLFGVVAAILALALALHKLPGFNNPILLFQLRLSADSAPFTQYANFDKGAAGLVLLAFMCTRASSAADWRKLLRQTGPIALSAVIAVLGLATAIGYVKPDFKISQVSALFLSTNLFFTVVAEEAFFRGLLQDRLALSLARFRYGPLLAVACSALLFGAAHIAGGGTYVLLATVAGLAYAYAYYVTQRIEAAIIVHFAVNAVHFIGFTYPHLN, translated from the coding sequence ATGTTGATTACCTTTGTTTTACTCGCCGTCGCGATCGCCGCGGTCTGGCTGAAACCTCTCCGACTGACTGACCGCATCATCCTGCTGCCCTGGATGGTGATCGCTGCCGGCGCGCTCCTCAGCGGCCTGGCGTCCGCTGTCCTGAGTCCCATGGCAGTGCTGGAACTGGCGCTGTTCTGCCTGCTCGCTTATTTGGCCACCACGGCCCGGCGCAATCTGCGCTTGCTGTTCGGCGTCGTCGCTGCCATCCTGGCTTTGGCGCTGGCGTTGCATAAGCTGCCGGGATTTAATAATCCGATACTGCTATTCCAGCTGCGCCTGTCCGCCGACTCCGCGCCCTTCACGCAATATGCAAACTTCGACAAAGGCGCCGCCGGCCTGGTCCTGCTGGCGTTCATGTGCACCCGCGCCAGCTCCGCCGCAGACTGGCGCAAGCTGCTGCGGCAAACCGGGCCGATTGCACTGAGCGCGGTAATTGCCGTGCTCGGCCTGGCCACCGCCATCGGCTACGTCAAGCCGGATTTCAAGATCAGCCAGGTTAGTGCGCTGTTCTTGTCCACCAACCTGTTTTTTACGGTAGTTGCGGAAGAAGCTTTTTTCCGCGGCCTGCTGCAAGATCGCCTGGCCTTGTCGCTGGCGCGTTTTCGCTATGGCCCGCTGCTGGCGGTCGCCTGCTCGGCTCTCTTGTTCGGCGCGGCGCACATAGCCGGCGGCGGCACTTATGTGCTGCTGGCCACGGTCGCCGGCCTGGCTTATGCCTATGCTTATTACGTCACGCAACGCATTGAAGCCGCGATCATCGTCCACTTCGCGGTCAATGCGGTTCACTTCATCGGCTTCACCTATCCCCACCTCAACTGA
- a CDS encoding M15 family metallopeptidase, which produces MFVLVVALYFLLACAVAGLLLFPAAREIVYLALVKRRQQIGTQVQNWRDRRSQTTRSLSQNLQASRLSSWQFIKRHQWILLAGMAVVLIPPLIAWLLSGKTMLGSYDDSGQVVNQQIAALLEGEQLVPPPPLPPEVFTTQEVAQVRPMLDTASRNWQALDADFTQRLLMTFKIMKEKYGYDMVIIEGYRSPERQNALAQMGGSVTNAKAFQSYHQYGLAADSAFMRSGKLVITEKDPWAMRGYQLYGEVAESVGLTWGGRWKMMDLGHVEFRKPGVMKR; this is translated from the coding sequence GTGTTCGTCTTAGTCGTCGCCCTTTACTTTTTGCTTGCATGCGCTGTCGCCGGACTGCTGTTATTCCCGGCTGCCCGCGAGATTGTTTATTTGGCACTGGTCAAGCGGCGGCAGCAGATTGGGACGCAGGTCCAGAACTGGCGAGACCGCCGGTCGCAGACCACCAGATCCCTTTCGCAAAACCTGCAGGCATCGAGACTCTCAAGCTGGCAGTTCATCAAGCGGCATCAGTGGATTCTACTCGCCGGAATGGCGGTTGTGCTGATCCCGCCCTTGATTGCTTGGCTGTTGAGCGGTAAAACCATGCTTGGGAGTTACGATGATTCCGGGCAAGTAGTTAACCAGCAGATTGCCGCGTTGCTGGAAGGAGAGCAGTTAGTACCGCCGCCGCCGCTGCCGCCTGAGGTGTTTACCACGCAGGAAGTGGCGCAAGTGCGGCCTATGCTGGATACCGCGAGCCGTAACTGGCAGGCGCTGGATGCCGATTTCACCCAGCGTTTGCTGATGACTTTCAAGATCATGAAAGAGAAGTACGGTTACGACATGGTCATTATTGAAGGTTATCGTAGTCCGGAACGGCAGAACGCGCTGGCGCAAATGGGCGGCAGCGTGACCAACGCCAAGGCGTTCCAGAGCTACCACCAGTACGGCCTGGCAGCCGATTCTGCGTTCATGCGCAGCGGCAAGCTGGTGATTACGGAAAAAGACCCGTGGGCCATGCGCGGTTACCAGTTGTACGGCGAAGTGGCGGAATCGGTTGGACTGACCTGGGGCGGCCGCTGGAAAATGATGGACCTGGGCCACGTGGAATTCCGCAAGCCGGGCGTAATGAAAAGATAA